The Chitinivibrionia bacterium genome window below encodes:
- a CDS encoding OmpA family protein: MIKIFMFAVALTVIVSAQSKNELLLSPRLEIPMGTKAGAMGAAFEAGVIFENGLYLTGEVGGGVYYYGGWANFGYYFGNNKTVSNVLGISGGFQDLILKVDLKLSPSDKKIDSTKYHYRSFGGVFWKLLFGERKNLDITQRLLFGTRNNYSYVYVQYIPKLYDVSQERKFNLTYSLSMGFLIPRSRRSGAELQRTEYIVLPEPQETRQEPEILTIIVKTPNQTDDVVMGEISPDGEVRVERGTDQKFTIISNLGFMLDTLVVDGAAVGAPNEYTVQNIQSDIIMAAFFSEVAQANIAEEATVHEGINFETGTANLTDCSRRALESIYLTMVKNPEMKIEIAGHTDITGSRAFNIRLSEDRAKAVVDYLVGRGIAADRLSSKGYGCDYPIADNETSEGRAKNRRVEIRSINEEEY, from the coding sequence ATGATTAAAATATTTATGTTTGCGGTAGCGTTGACAGTCATTGTATCGGCGCAGAGCAAAAACGAACTTCTGCTTTCTCCTCGCCTTGAAATTCCTATGGGAACTAAAGCAGGAGCAATGGGAGCTGCATTTGAGGCGGGAGTGATTTTTGAAAACGGACTTTACCTTACGGGCGAAGTGGGCGGCGGCGTGTATTATTACGGCGGTTGGGCGAATTTCGGCTATTATTTCGGCAACAACAAAACCGTGAGCAACGTATTGGGAATAAGCGGCGGGTTTCAGGATTTAATCCTTAAAGTTGACCTGAAATTGTCGCCATCGGATAAAAAAATCGACAGTACCAAGTATCATTACAGAAGTTTCGGCGGCGTTTTTTGGAAACTTCTTTTCGGAGAAAGGAAAAATCTGGACATTACGCAAAGACTGCTGTTCGGAACTCGCAACAATTACAGTTATGTTTATGTGCAATACATTCCGAAACTATACGACGTTTCCCAAGAAAGGAAATTTAACCTGACGTATTCTTTGAGTATGGGTTTTTTAATTCCGAGGTCAAGAAGAAGCGGCGCGGAACTTCAGAGAACCGAGTATATTGTGTTGCCCGAGCCGCAAGAAACGCGCCAAGAGCCCGAAATCTTAACCATTATAGTTAAAACGCCCAATCAAACGGACGATGTCGTAATGGGCGAAATCAGTCCCGACGGTGAAGTTCGCGTAGAAAGAGGCACCGACCAAAAATTCACGATAATCTCGAATTTGGGCTTTATGCTCGACACCCTTGTAGTTGACGGAGCAGCGGTCGGAGCGCCGAATGAATACACGGTGCAAAATATTCAGAGCGACATAATAATGGCGGCGTTTTTCAGCGAGGTAGCGCAGGCAAACATCGCCGAAGAAGCGACTGTCCACGAGGGAATTAACTTTGAGACGGGAACCGCCAATCTGACCGATTGCTCAAGACGCGCGCTCGAAAGTATTTATTTGACTATGGTAAAAAATCCCGAAATGAAAATAGAAATAGCGGGTCATACGGACATAACGGGTAGCCGCGCGTTTAATATTCGATTGTCCGAAGACAGAGCAAAAGCGGTTGTAGATTATCTTGTCGGCAGAGGAATAGCGGCAGACAGACTGAGTTCAAAAGGCTACGGTTGCGACTACCCAATAGCCGATAACGAAACGTCGGAAGGCAGGGCGAAAAATCGTCGCGTTGAAATTCGTTCCATAAATGAAGAGGAGTATTGA